CCAATATCCTTCCTGTTGAAACACATTCCATGACAGGTAGTAATAGGTTTCATGTCAAATCCAATCATTTCTTTCCTGTCAAATCCTGTCTTAATTTGCTGTAATGAATTTAATTCCCTGTAAACTCGAGTCTTTCTTTACCTGGTTGCCTTGTGAAGGTATCCCATATGCTATCTCCCTTGTTTCCTTCATTCACGGCTCCTTCAAACTACCACAAAACACAGCAAATAATCATTAAATCGTGCCACACACACGCACAGAGGACGATGATTCATGCATTGAGAATCGGAAAGGGCAGCAGCACCTGGTAAGCAGAAGAGGCAGTCCCAAATGTGAAGCCACTAGGAAAATCAGCCCTGCTAATAGGCTTTGAGTTTACAAAAAGGGATGTTGTTAAGAAGATCACGATCAGGAGCAGTGTGATATTAGTCATGGTGATCAAGAAAGATCTCAACATGTTCTTGAGGAGTGCTATAAAGTATTAGATATAATTTAAGTAGGTGTGAATCTTAATTTACAGTACAAGATGGAAAAGGAGTGATTGGAACAAACTAATTACTTGGTTTTATAGGTGAAGAATAAATGGTTGAAGAGGAAATGCGTGGAAAGGATGGACATCTGGGTTTCTCTTGAACCAGAAGGTGTTCACAGGATAGGTTGGGGTGGCCGAGAGAGGTTGGCTTAGAAGCTGTCTTTGCCTCCTTTGTGTGCACGTTAGTATAACAAAAGGAATAGCAAGGatttaacaaatattattatatccaATGTAAAACAAGGAATCTTTGGTcccctttttaaaaaatcttctatataggaaaaacaaaataaaaaatgaggttGATTGATTAGTGTTTTGAAATAAACTGCCCTCTCGCAGTGTGGCTGAAAcaaagatttattaaaatttattttttttttattttaaaattaattttttaatgtttttgaatcgttttaatatgttaatttaaaaataaatattataaaaatattataataattttttaagataaagaacagattttttgttaaagtatAACAATTTAGCTCAAAAACGTTATAATGATAGATTTGTTTTATACtcttatatctattttttaaataaaaacacgtttttatttctattttcttcattttttttcttatcttacaACCGACTCCTATCTAAAAATTCTTTGCTTATCCACGGGGAAATTCATAGGGGTAGGTAATCCTAAAACAAGAACGAACAGGAGCAAAACGGTCAATGATAAAAGAgatacataaaaagaaaatgaaattaattattgggTACAGATAACTACGATGATCTGTGTGTCTAATCTTTCGTGGATTTTGTCGAAGAACAAGGGCGTGGATGGCTGGCTGCCTGCTCCAACATGAGCCCTATCTAAAGTAGGAATCTGGGGGGTGTcttaattattaatgttaaagaaAACATGACAAAAATGTTTTATGAAAGTTAAGAGAAATTGTCCAactgggaaaaaaatattgcacaAGTCTCGGCTTCTCATGAGTTCAACAGCCACGAAGCAAACAGACAAGTTTCTTGAGAGTTGAACCAAAGAGTTTTGacacctcttttttattttgtttgtttgttctttttaattgtcaatattttatctaatttatatatattttaactaattttataaaattctaaaattatcaataaaataatttttcaatagcCCTTAATTATTGCACTCGAACTAAAAATTTAGagaacaaattcaaaacaagcaCCATCTTAATTATTTAGTCACCTATTTTGTACTGTAGCAAACATAAAATTCCCTCCATCTATCTCATCGTGGGAATCATAAAAATGCAAGAAGTTATATGGGATGATTCTTTTAGACGGTGAATTTATAAGAGCAATTCTAAGCAAGGGTTCCATGTTCTTTATAAAGGTGGGTTCCagtagtgtttttaaaatagaagaGCATggcatagaaaaaatagaaaccaaTTGAAATGAAGATAAAGGTTCTAGATAAGTTGTTTAAAACCTAACAAGAAAATTTATTCTATGTATTAGTTAGCGTACAAatattatttgacaaaaaattgaatttttatttacttgctgatgtcaaaaataaatttttaaaaaataaaaaatatattattttgatgtatttttaagcaaaaaaatactttaaaaaacaaccaatactacaatatcaaatattacCTTAGAACTCGTTTTATATTATGGtagcgattgttttttaaagtatgttttacttaaaaatctatcaaaataattttattgttaaattttttttttgatatcaatacattaaaataatataaaaacataaaaaatttaattttaaatatttttaaaattaaaaaacaaactgctCGTAGTCTCAAGATAGGCAATTGTAGCCAGAAAAAAAAGGCTCTGTCTATTAGGCCCAAAAGACTAACTTAGAAAGCTCAGATTCTCAGAAAAATGAAGCCTAAATCCACCTTTCCAAACTTTGAGAGAATAAGGAAATTACAATTTACCCCAGACATAAACCCTCTTTTTCTTCTAAACCCTAACTCCGAAGCACTTATTATTTCGGTCAGACAAGGGTTCTACTTTTAGCTAAAACCCTTAATAAAGCGAACAAACCACCACCATGGCCATGAGAGCAACGATGTCTTTGGCTGCGGCAGCCACAGCTCCCCGTGGCGGTTTGCTGCGGCTGTTTTCAACAACTTCTACTTTATCCTCCTCCTTCCCTTTTCCTCAGACCACGCAGCAAACTCCTGCACGAGAACAGGCTGAACCCAACACCAATCTCTTCGTATCTGGCAAGTGTCTCTTTCTTTATATCTCCTACAGTTACTCTCATTTACTTGCTATTTACCTCAATTCCGATATGGGTTCTGTTAGTATTTTTGCTTGCGATTATTACGgggttgattttgtttttttttactgtggaAAGCCTAAAACTTTATgagatctgattttttttcctaaattaaGATTCTTTGGTTAAATTTTTGTGTTCTTTATTTGGTTATGATTTCTGTGATTTTGACTGTGGTGTTTATTTGGTTATGAGTAGATTGATAGGATGTTTTATTTACTATCCTATTAGTTGAGggaaggttttttgttttttttccctttgcttATTATTGCGTCCAATTTTGTGGTGATTCGACGCTTTGTTGAAGACAATAGCAAGTAAATGCATGGAAGTGGTTAAAATCAAGTGTGTGCTTTTTAGGTGATTATACGTTAGCtctttgcaaaagaaaaaaaaaagttactggAACTTGCTATTTAGGCGTTGAAAAACCTACGGAATTTAGATTTGAATATGGGTATGATCATACATTTGGGAAACTAGTAAATGATATGATATGATAATACAGGTGTGTAGTTTACAATTTTAAGCTAGATTGGTGATGGGTTTTATTTGATAGATTTAAAAATCTATTGTTGTTTAgtacatgtttaaaaaataaaaatgatttatttcaaGAGTTGGCACATGCTTTAGTATTTATTGGAAAGTAGTTGTGAATTGTGAGATACTTACATCTGTCTTTCTTCGGAGTCATGGTAGCTTGTGATCCTATTATTGTGTgggttataaatttttagttggAAGGGATACTGGAATTGTTCATGATGATAATTTGCGATGAGCTTGGGAATTAAAAATTCTGGGGAAGCTAGAGATGTTTTATGGCTAGTGCGAAGGGACAGACTCCAGAAAGCTTAGATGGAAAGAGTTCTTCATGGGAGTGGTCTTTGTGCTAGAGGTGGACGGAAGAAAGtaaatttcatgtattttggGACTTTTGCAAGGGGGTGGACGTTTGGAAGGGCATTCTGAACAGTCTGCAGAATTTCTTCTACGGTAACCTTCAAATGGTTGGATAAAAAGAGGGTTCTGAGCCTAAGAATGAGAATTGGAACATGTTCCTGTGTATTTGCGGGCATATTTTGTTGGCACACCATAATGCTTATTTATGGGATACAAATGCAATCTATTTGTAATACTCAAAATTTCCTGGCAGGAAGATTAGTTGAAGAGATTAAAAGGGCTTTTGCCGAGGAAGATGTTTGTGGGGTGGATGAGGAGAGgtttattttaccaaaatttctTCTAGAGTACTGCtgtaaaataatacaaaagggAGTGTGGCAGGTCAAGGTTACAATGTTGGAGCTGGTGGCCTTATAGAACATCATGGTGCATGGATCAAAAGGTTTTCATGCAAGCGGGGTTTTGTTAGCATCATGTATGCAGAATTATTCTCAATAGGCTGGGAATTTGATTGGTCATGAACCTGGGGGCTAGCATATTTCAAGTTTACAATGATTCCATTTGAAGCTATGAGGTGTATAGTGGAAGTGGGACTCTTCATCCTTATTATGGTTTGTTCATGATATCAGGCACATGGCTCCTCACTCTATTACTTGGTTTATTGTCCATTCTTTGAGAGAGGGAAATTGCTACGCATGGTGTGTCTTAGTGATGCAGGAGCTTTTGGAAGAATTAAATAGTTTCCAGATTTCTCTTCCCACCTTACTCACTTAGATTGAGCAGTTACTTATTTGGGATAACCCTCCTCCTGGGATGTATGAGCTGCTGGATAATGACAGTGCAGGCATTGATTAAAATCGTTTAGtagtcttttttttcctttcatcttGTAAACCAAATAAAGCTGTCTTTCTATGCCTTTCATAAAATCATTTATGAAAACTTAGTGTAGGTAATTTTATCAGTAAGTTAACTTCCTAGTGTCAAGTTTTATTTGACGCTTCTATTATATTGGTTTCAGGGCTAAGTAAAAGAACAACAACAGAGGGACTCCAAGAGGCCTTTTCTAAATTTGGTGAAGTGGTCCAAGGTTAGTCTCTTCCTTTAGTAAATGTTTTGTGAAAATTTCTATTTTGGATTActaatcattttctttctttctttgtacaGCTAAAGTTGTAACTGACAGGACCTCGGGTTATTCTAAGGGTTTTGGTTTTGTCAGATATGGTACCTTAGAAGATGCTGCAGAAGGAATAAAAGGCATGGATGGACAGGTGTGTTTTTACCCGTCTCCCTCTTTTTTTCCTGGTGTGAAGATTGTGGATGAATTCGTGTGATGACTTCCAATGGCTTAGGTGACACGGCATTTAGTGTGGATAGAAGCTAAGGTTCTCAGGCCCTATGCATGTCCCGTGCATGCTTTTGTCCCTTGATGTTCACCTGGCAACCAAGGGTACCAACTGCCTTATGGCAATGGCAACATACCTCATTACCTCACCAACCTTATCTATAAGAATTAGGCGCAGGAATTTTCCCTGgggtgtaaatattttttaaaaaatatgggtcttgaaaagaaaaaaaatggtctgAAGCCAGCTTTCAAATAAagtgttttatttcaattttatataagGTTTGTTGGCGGTGAATGTTTGAGTTTGCTTGTTAGATGAATATGTTGGCCAATGCTACAGAATAAATGCAGATTATTGATGTTTGCCCTGGCAATTTTACCTGAGAGAATGCAAATAAGttgttttactctttttttttttttcctttttcttttttcagtttgTCCCTTGACGATGATTTATCTATTTTGATAACAATGTTGATGACGgatattattattgaaacttAATTTCTCGTTGTTGTCTAATTTTAACCTCTCTGATTTCTGTGTATTGTAGTTTCTGGATGGATGGGTTATATTTGCAGAGTATGCAAGACCCAAACAACCACCTTCTCAACCCCAGAACAACATGGGTCCAGGATATGGAAACTACACAAATCCTAATAACCGCTGGCAGTGACCCTTGTGTTAAAGGGAACAagtttatagttattaaaccagCATGGTCACAAGTACGAATTATGAATTCTTAACATTATTGTAGTTTCTCTTTCACAGCTTGGAAGTATAAACATTTTGGATATCAACTTACAGTGATCAGAACCATGTGGATATCAACTGTTCCTTCATGTTGGGACTTTCTTGTACAACATTATATTTGTTATCCATGAACATCTTCGTCCAAATCATGTACTCCATGAACCGAAGTTAAATCAGTCTGAAAATTTTTGTTCGAGGGCCCTCTGAATCTGTTCATAATTCATGTTTTAGTAACAGAAATTACAGTCAGACGTCCATAATCTGTGTTGTTTCCGCAGTGTATGCTGGTATTTCAGTTGGCCATCGT
This genomic interval from Populus alba chromosome 1, ASM523922v2, whole genome shotgun sequence contains the following:
- the LOC118030181 gene encoding organelle RRM domain-containing protein 2, mitochondrial, producing MAMRATMSLAAAATAPRGGLLRLFSTTSTLSSSFPFPQTTQQTPAREQAEPNTNLFVSGLSKRTTTEGLQEAFSKFGEVVQAKVVTDRTSGYSKGFGFVRYGTLEDAAEGIKGMDGQFLDGWVIFAEYARPKQPPSQPQNNMGPGYGNYTNPNNRWQ